The Candidatus Hamiltonella defensa 5AT (Acyrthosiphon pisum) DNA window CCCTGCCAGAGGATGAATGGTATGAGCTGAATCACCGACCAATACCAGACGATGAGCTGCAAAGCTACGTGCATAACGAGCTTTTAATGGGAAAGTCTGTCTTTGCCCTTGAAGTTCGCAGAGCCCTAAACGCATATCAAAGGCGACCGCCAAAGATTGATTAAATTGTGCTTCAGGACATTGTAAGAAATGAGTCGATTGATTAAAAGGCAATGACCATACAATAGAACTTAAATGCGCCTCCTCTAAGGGTAAAAAAGCCAAAATTCCATCCTCATAAAAAATTTGGCGAGCCGTTTGCTGATGAGGTTGTTCAGTCCGAATCACAGCGACTAATGCATGTTGATGATAGTCCCAAAAAGTAACAGGGATCGCTGAATATTGACGCAACCATGAATGGGCCCCGTCCGCTGCAACAACGAGGCGAGCGCTCAACAAACGCCCATCCGCCAAGGTTACAAAAGCGGCATCTTCACTCCAGGCCACCTGTTGAAAATGGGCAGGGGCCAATAAAGTGATATGATCTGACTCAGTGGCCTTTTGCCAAAGTGCTTGCTCAATAGCCTGATTTTCAATGATGTAACCAAGATGATGACAACCCTGCTCCTGAGCGTGAAAAAAGATTTTCCCGAAGCTATCTTTATCCCAAACTTCCATACTGGTGTAAGCGCAGGCGCCCTGCACCAAAATTTGATCCCAAATGCCTATATACTTAAGCAATTGTTCGCTCGCTGCATGAATAGCAGATACGCGTAAAGCCTTATCCCTCGAAAAAAGAGTTTTTTTGTGCTCTAGTGAATCCTTTTCCAAAAGAGCAACACTCAAGCCTGTACCCTTTAGGCCACAAGCCAAAGCCAAACCCACCATGCCACCACCAGCAATAACAATATCAACAGATTGCATCTATTTTTTCTCCTTTGCCGATTTATTAAACCTCTTATAACAATAATGAAGTCTGTGAATTAAAAACGAACGCGTACAGAATCGAGCGTGTGAATAATTCAGTGGGATTGTAATCAATAGTTGAATTTTTATAGAATAAAACTTAAATAGTATTCAATTTGAATTCTTACCTCTATTTTTTTATAAAACGTGGCATTTTTTAAAAATGATGAAAAATCGATCTTTATTAACAAAACAGGAATCTATTCTTTTCAGAAAATCGATAAAGGGTACGAAAAAACTACATCAGGATACTGTTTTTCATTCTCATTTTGAACGATCCAAAATAAATGAAACAAAAGCAATACGCTTCCGACAAGAACAAATGAATACTATCTCTTATTTTTCTGATCAATGCCCGGTATTTTGGAAGGAGGGGGAACCAGTTGAATATATTCAGCCAGATATTGAGCTGAATGAAATTTCAAAACTGATGAAAGAAGATTACCTTCCCGATATATTGCTTGATTTGCACGGATTAACGCAAAGACAAGCCAAAGAAGCATTAGGCAGTTTAATCGCTTACAAACGCCAAAAAATAGAATGTGTCAATGTAATACACGGCTACGGGCGAAATATTTTAAAAAAAAATACTCCCTTATGGCTTATGCAGCATCCTAAGGTATTGGCTTTTCACCAAGCGCCAAGAAGGTGGGGTGGATCTGCCGCTTTATTGGTACTCATCAAATAGACAGCATCTTATAATTGATTAAAAATATCAATTAACTAAACCGCTTTGCTGACCTTACTTCGCCCCTCTTTTTGCTCATTGTTTTCATAAGTTCCAGAGCGTGTCGCCTTTAAACAGTTTACAAATTCAATTAACACCACAATTAAATCAGGTTAACATATATTTCTTTTGCTCTTAGCTGAGGTTTTTCCCGTGCCTGATATGAAACTTTTTTCTGGTAATGCCATTCCTAAACTGGCTCAACGTGTGGCTAATCGCTTATATACAAGTTTAGGCCAAGCGACGGTCGGTCGTTTTAGTGATGGAGAAGTGAGCGTACAAATTAACGAAAATGTGAGAGGCGATGATATTTTCATCATTCAATCTACTTGCACTCCTACTAACGATAATCTTATGGAATTGGTCGTTATGATCGATTCCTTACGTCGCGCTTCAGCGGGGCGTATTACAGCGGTAATTCCTTATTTTGGCTATGCTCGCCAGGATCGTCGTGTCCGTTCTGCTCGTGTCCCGATTACTGCAAAAGTGGTGGCGGATTTTTTATCCAGTGTGGGAGTCGATCGTGTATTGACAGTCGATCTACACGCAGAACAGATACAAGGTTTTTTTGACGTTCCTGTTGATAATGTATTTGGTAGCCCTGTTTTAATCGAAGACATGTTGCAACAAAATTTAGCAAACCCTATTGTGGTCTCTCCAGACATTGGGGGAGTTGTTCGTGCCCGTGCTATCGCAAAATTATTGAATGACACCGACATGGCCATTATCGATAAACGCCGGCCTAAAGCGAATGTCTCTCAGGTAATGCATATCATTGGAGATGTGGCAGCCAGGGATTGTATCTTGGTTGACGATATGATTGACACTGCGGGCACTTTGTGCAAAGCGGCTGAAGCTTTAAAGGAAAGGGGGGCAAAACGGGTTTTTGCTTACGCGACACATCCTGTTTTTTCTGGGGAGGCGGCGAAAAATATCAAAAATTCATTGGTAGATGAAGTGGTCGTTTGTGACACTATTCCCCTTTCCAAGGAAATCAAAGCTTTAAACAACGTTCGAACTTTAACTTTATCCGGTATGCTGTCAGAAGCGATTCGGCGAATCAGTAACGAGGAATCTATTTCAGCGATGTTTCAACATTAATCACTCCCAGATTTTTTCTCTTTTTTCAGGATGACAGATGAGCAATATTAAACTTATTGTTGGTTTGGCAAATCCAACGGCTGAATATTCCCAAACCCGCCATAATGCGGGGGCTTGGTATGTGAAACAGCTTTCAGAACGTCATAACCTATCATTAAAAAAATCACCAAAATTTTTTGGTTACACAGGGCGATTAAAAATCGCAAACCAAAACGTACTTTTGATGATCCCCGATGTTTTCATGAATTTGAGTGGTACCGCGGTCTTTGCCATAACAAAATTTTATCAAATTTTGCCAGAAGAGTTATTAGTGGCACACGATGAGTTAGATTTTTTACCAGGGCAAGCCAAATTTAAAACAGGCGGCGGAAATGCGGGAC harbors:
- the ubiI gene encoding FAD-dependent 2-octaprenylphenol hydroxylase → MQSVDIVIAGGGMVGLALACGLKGTGLSVALLEKDSLEHKKTLFSRDKALRVSAIHAASEQLLKYIGIWDQILVQGACAYTSMEVWDKDSFGKIFFHAQEQGCHHLGYIIENQAIEQALWQKATESDHITLLAPAHFQQVAWSEDAAFVTLADGRLLSARLVVAADGAHSWLRQYSAIPVTFWDYHQHALVAVIRTEQPHQQTARQIFYEDGILAFLPLEEAHLSSIVWSLPFNQSTHFLQCPEAQFNQSLAVAFDMRLGLCELQGQRQTFPLKARYARSFAAHRLVLVGDSAHTIHPLAGQGVNLGFMDVAELISEIQRLKTQGKEIGHYPYLRRYERQRKQSAAFMLAAMQGFGVLFSGDKPIKKWIRNTGISLVNQCPSIKSKFFHHAMGLDEGSNFLKDL
- the smrB gene encoding endonuclease SmrB, giving the protein MKNRSLLTKQESILFRKSIKGTKKLHQDTVFHSHFERSKINETKAIRFRQEQMNTISYFSDQCPVFWKEGEPVEYIQPDIELNEISKLMKEDYLPDILLDLHGLTQRQAKEALGSLIAYKRQKIECVNVIHGYGRNILKKNTPLWLMQHPKVLAFHQAPRRWGGSAALLVLIK
- a CDS encoding ribose-phosphate pyrophosphokinase, which produces MPDMKLFSGNAIPKLAQRVANRLYTSLGQATVGRFSDGEVSVQINENVRGDDIFIIQSTCTPTNDNLMELVVMIDSLRRASAGRITAVIPYFGYARQDRRVRSARVPITAKVVADFLSSVGVDRVLTVDLHAEQIQGFFDVPVDNVFGSPVLIEDMLQQNLANPIVVSPDIGGVVRARAIAKLLNDTDMAIIDKRRPKANVSQVMHIIGDVAARDCILVDDMIDTAGTLCKAAEALKERGAKRVFAYATHPVFSGEAAKNIKNSLVDEVVVCDTIPLSKEIKALNNVRTLTLSGMLSEAIRRISNEESISAMFQH
- the pth gene encoding aminoacyl-tRNA hydrolase translates to MSNIKLIVGLANPTAEYSQTRHNAGAWYVKQLSERHNLSLKKSPKFFGYTGRLKIANQNVLLMIPDVFMNLSGTAVFAITKFYQILPEELLVAHDELDFLPGQAKFKTGGGNAGHNGLKDIQKKLGNNSEFHRLRIGIGHPGDTSKVVGFVLGKPPVSEKKLIDHAIDECLTFTEILFKENMIKAVHHLHSSSLNKK